In Alkalihalobacterium alkalinitrilicum, a genomic segment contains:
- a CDS encoding carboxymuconolactone decarboxylase family protein, giving the protein MDKSLTSFHSINNTTAIEKMKQYNETIFNSYEKLLAECMKDGILSKKEKSLILVGVNAARRYEQGLLYHTKEALDLGASIEEIVDILTPCILSRGIPSWLEGIKAIVYAREYLGLEKISRTSSETKNVKQRIEDLQGAIAYFEGEANGSLPKWVATMLEFAPQVAQYYGSLRSEILRDHVISRKLKELVLVCINLVERYGEGARIHIETAKKLGATNEEIAEVAFVAMLAGGLPVWLLASDFL; this is encoded by the coding sequence GTGGACAAAAGTTTAACTTCTTTTCATTCTATTAATAATACAACTGCAATAGAGAAAATGAAACAATACAATGAGACTATCTTCAATTCATACGAAAAATTACTAGCAGAATGTATGAAAGATGGAATTTTATCGAAAAAAGAAAAGTCTTTAATTTTAGTCGGGGTTAATGCTGCTCGAAGGTATGAACAAGGTTTACTCTATCATACAAAAGAAGCGTTAGACTTAGGGGCATCTATTGAAGAAATTGTTGATATTTTAACTCCTTGTATCCTATCAAGAGGAATTCCATCTTGGTTAGAGGGAATTAAGGCTATTGTATATGCTAGGGAATATTTAGGGTTGGAAAAAATAAGTAGAACTAGTAGTGAAACAAAAAATGTCAAACAACGTATTGAAGACTTACAAGGTGCGATTGCTTATTTTGAAGGGGAAGCGAACGGTTCGCTCCCTAAGTGGGTAGCGACCATGCTAGAATTTGCTCCTCAGGTAGCACAGTATTATGGAAGTTTACGTTCAGAAATTCTCAGAGATCATGTGATTTCTAGAAAACTTAAAGAGTTGGTCCTCGTTTGCATTAATCTTGTAGAACGTTATGGTGAGGGAGCTCGGATTCATATAGAAACGGCTAAAAAACTAGGGGCAACGAATGAGGAGATTGCAGAAGTTGCATTTGTTGCCATGTTAGCAGGAGGTCTTCCTGTCTGGTTACTAGCCAGTGATTTTCTATAA
- a CDS encoding thiolase family protein: MVAIVGVGDTSMGKLPHLTSIELQALAAKNAVQDAGMKMSDIDGVISSYSLAEPHPMPSTYLSEYLGLQPTFNTAMQLGGASGCAAVGLAQAVINAGYCKNVLISLGENRLTGLGRGDAVKKLSNFGHPQFEAIYGPTIPSFYALIARKYMETFNVTHEDLARVAVLHRNHALLHPNAHMKTPLTIEDVLESKWIAEPLRLLDCALISDGGSAIIVTSKENSQNFKSKPVHLLGYGEKTTHEHIFQREDYTSFGSVESGTKAFETAGISPKDIDVALLYDCFTITVLMLLEDLGFCEKGEAATLLKKDELTIGGKLPVNPHGGLLSHGQPGTAGGLNHVLEAVRQLRNEADNRQVADANIALVHGNGGVMSVQSTLILGRDS, from the coding sequence TTGGTTGCAATTGTAGGCGTAGGCGACACTTCCATGGGAAAATTGCCACATCTAACTTCAATAGAACTTCAAGCACTAGCAGCAAAAAATGCAGTTCAAGATGCTGGAATGAAAATGAGTGATATCGATGGGGTTATTTCTTCGTATTCTCTAGCTGAACCACATCCGATGCCAAGTACATATTTATCAGAATACTTAGGTTTGCAACCGACTTTTAATACAGCGATGCAATTAGGAGGCGCAAGTGGCTGTGCAGCCGTCGGTTTAGCTCAAGCTGTAATTAATGCAGGTTATTGCAAAAATGTATTAATCTCTCTTGGAGAAAATCGCCTAACAGGATTAGGAAGAGGCGATGCTGTAAAAAAACTTTCAAACTTTGGCCATCCACAGTTTGAAGCCATATACGGGCCGACGATTCCATCGTTTTATGCTTTAATTGCTCGCAAATATATGGAAACTTTTAATGTAACCCATGAAGATTTAGCGAGGGTCGCGGTGCTCCATCGTAATCACGCACTTCTGCATCCAAACGCCCATATGAAAACACCATTAACGATAGAAGATGTACTTGAATCCAAGTGGATTGCCGAACCGTTACGTCTCTTAGATTGTGCCTTAATTTCTGATGGGGGTTCTGCGATTATCGTGACTTCAAAGGAAAACAGTCAAAACTTTAAATCCAAGCCCGTTCATTTATTAGGGTATGGGGAAAAGACAACGCATGAGCATATATTTCAAAGGGAAGATTATACTTCTTTTGGCAGTGTAGAGTCTGGAACAAAAGCATTTGAAACCGCAGGCATTTCTCCAAAAGATATTGATGTTGCGCTCCTCTATGATTGCTTTACAATTACCGTTTTGATGTTATTAGAAGATTTGGGTTTTTGTGAGAAGGGAGAAGCAGCAACTTTATTAAAGAAAGACGAGTTAACAATAGGAGGAAAGCTGCCAGTAAATCCACATGGAGGATTACTCTCACACGGTCAACCTGGAACAGCAGGTGGTCTTAACCATGTACTTGAAGCTGTACGGCAATTAAGAAATGAGGCTGACAACAGACAGGTGGCTGATGCCAATATCGCCTTAGTTCATGGTAATGGAGGGGTCATGTCGGTTCAATCCACTCTCATTTTAGGGAGGGACTCATAG
- a CDS encoding alpha/beta hydrolase: protein MKRFTQVVGDKSFEVTDYPGGEKGTIFAIHGLTGNINSLSFYADALSKEYRFISYDLRGRGNSSPADADTSIYTHTEDALQLIEALNIEKPILLGYSMGAFISAMVASKMKDVEALILLDGAGKTAPEKRELIKPSIGRLGKAYESQEAYVDEVKTIFSSLGVEWSPRLELTAKYEIKEENGVWKHKSSPEAIEQDFESFYTFESKSFFPSIQCKTLLFTAKEGLGANPPLFDDETYVDTIKYANNLETIDTSCNHYTLVQQNQPKINDQIKEFLLKNE, encoded by the coding sequence ATGAAACGTTTTACGCAAGTGGTTGGAGATAAATCTTTCGAAGTTACCGATTATCCTGGTGGTGAGAAGGGAACAATTTTCGCTATTCATGGTTTAACAGGGAATATTAATAGCTTAAGCTTTTATGCAGATGCCTTATCTAAAGAGTATCGTTTCATTTCGTATGATCTTCGTGGCCGAGGAAATAGTTCGCCTGCCGATGCGGATACGTCTATTTACACTCATACAGAAGATGCATTGCAATTAATTGAAGCTTTAAATATAGAAAAACCAATTCTTTTAGGGTATTCGATGGGTGCATTTATTTCAGCTATGGTAGCAAGTAAAATGAAGGATGTAGAAGCTTTGATCCTCCTCGATGGTGCAGGGAAAACAGCACCAGAAAAAAGAGAACTGATCAAACCGTCTATCGGTAGATTAGGGAAAGCCTATGAGTCACAAGAAGCATATGTCGATGAGGTAAAAACCATTTTCTCTTCGTTAGGGGTAGAATGGAGTCCAAGACTTGAACTTACTGCAAAATATGAAATCAAAGAGGAAAATGGCGTTTGGAAGCATAAGTCCAGCCCTGAAGCCATCGAACAAGATTTTGAAAGCTTTTATACTTTTGAGTCTAAGTCGTTTTTTCCGTCGATCCAATGTAAGACATTATTATTTACGGCTAAGGAAGGACTCGGTGCCAATCCGCCTTTATTTGATGATGAGACGTATGTAGATACGATTAAGTATGCTAATAATCTAGAAACCATCGATACTAGTTGCAATCACTATACACTAGTTCAACAAAATCAACCAAAAATTAATGATCAAATTAAAGAATTTCTTTTAAAAAACGAATGA
- a CDS encoding CoA transferase subunit A, translating into MKNKIMNTKEAISKIKSNDTIMVGGFGLVGAPLTLIDELTKHEIEGLTVISNNIGEAGKGLGILLRQGKIKKVVGSYFTSNREVADYYNAGEIDVQLLPQGTLSESIRAGGAGIGGYYTKTSVGTELAKGKDVKEIDGEMYVFEKALKANVAIVKAAKADRLGNLVYYKTARNFNPMMVTAADYVIAEVDEIVEVGQLSPEEIVSPHLYVDAIVESQLILSKEGVTVK; encoded by the coding sequence ATGAAAAATAAAATCATGAATACAAAAGAAGCGATTTCTAAAATAAAAAGTAACGATACGATCATGGTTGGTGGCTTTGGCTTAGTAGGTGCGCCACTTACATTAATCGATGAGTTAACGAAGCATGAAATTGAAGGTTTGACAGTTATTAGTAATAACATTGGTGAGGCAGGAAAAGGTCTAGGTATTTTACTTAGACAAGGAAAAATAAAAAAAGTTGTAGGTTCTTATTTTACAAGTAACCGAGAAGTTGCAGATTATTACAATGCAGGTGAAATCGATGTACAGCTTCTTCCGCAAGGCACTCTATCCGAATCCATTCGAGCAGGAGGTGCAGGTATAGGTGGTTACTATACGAAAACAAGTGTAGGAACCGAGCTAGCTAAAGGAAAAGACGTAAAAGAAATTGATGGAGAAATGTATGTGTTTGAAAAAGCGCTAAAAGCCAATGTTGCAATCGTAAAGGCAGCGAAGGCCGATCGTTTAGGAAACCTGGTTTACTATAAAACAGCTAGAAATTTTAATCCGATGATGGTAACGGCTGCAGATTATGTTATTGCAGAAGTAGATGAAATTGTCGAAGTAGGACAACTTTCTCCTGAAGAAATTGTCAGTCCACATTTGTATGTAGATGCTATCGTCGAAAGTCAACTAATCTTATCTAAGGAAGGTGTGACGGTAAAATGA
- a CDS encoding 3-oxoacid CoA-transferase subunit B has product MSMKEIIAKRAAKELQPYSVINLGIGIPTLVTNYVDTTLFYFHTENGMLGVKELEDRENFDPLLVNAGKLPVGEQEGSSFFHSADSFGMIRGGHVDTAILGALQVDEKGLIANWAVPGQNILGVGGAMDLLVGAKKVIVTTSHTTKNGDPKIVESCKYPITSTRQIDMIITELAVFEFIDNELVLTELGPEATIKEVIEKTGATFKISEALQMEVGEK; this is encoded by the coding sequence ATGAGTATGAAAGAAATAATTGCAAAGCGAGCAGCAAAAGAACTTCAACCTTACTCAGTAATTAACCTAGGGATTGGTATTCCAACGCTAGTAACCAATTATGTAGATACAACGTTGTTTTATTTTCATACGGAAAATGGGATGTTAGGTGTGAAAGAACTTGAAGATAGAGAAAACTTTGATCCGTTATTAGTAAACGCAGGTAAGCTACCTGTTGGAGAACAAGAGGGTTCATCTTTCTTTCATAGTGCTGATTCGTTTGGAATGATTAGAGGAGGTCATGTAGATACGGCAATTCTAGGTGCCCTTCAAGTTGATGAAAAAGGGTTAATCGCCAATTGGGCAGTACCTGGTCAAAATATTTTAGGTGTTGGCGGCGCGATGGATCTTTTAGTTGGGGCAAAGAAAGTGATCGTTACGACGAGTCATACGACGAAAAACGGTGATCCAAAAATTGTTGAATCATGTAAATACCCGATTACTTCTACAAGACAAATTGATATGATCATTACCGAACTTGCTGTATTTGAATTCATTGATAATGAGCTCGTTTTAACAGAACTTGGCCCAGAAGCAACCATAAAGGAAGTTATTGAAAAAACAGGAGCAACGTTTAAAATTAGTGAAGCTCTACAAATGGAGGTAGGAGAAAAATGA
- a CDS encoding Zn-ribbon domain-containing OB-fold protein, translating into MNLTNIRTNRSQYNKVFWNALSEERIVVQTCQTCRTKQFYPRIICNRCQSDDLKWEDLPLVGELYSFTIVHRSPSQEYFPNVPYVLGVVKIDDGSGVCVQLFANIVDVSIEEVQTGMKVKATFPILEDMTTLAFTKY; encoded by the coding sequence GTGAATTTAACCAATATTAGAACCAATCGTTCTCAATATAATAAAGTCTTTTGGAATGCATTATCTGAAGAAAGGATAGTCGTCCAAACCTGTCAGACATGTCGAACTAAACAGTTTTATCCACGGATTATTTGTAACCGTTGTCAATCTGATGATTTGAAGTGGGAGGACCTTCCATTAGTTGGCGAGTTATATTCTTTTACAATCGTTCATCGTTCGCCATCACAAGAGTATTTTCCTAATGTTCCTTATGTATTAGGTGTTGTGAAAATTGATGATGGATCGGGCGTTTGTGTTCAATTATTTGCCAACATAGTGGATGTATCGATAGAAGAAGTCCAAACTGGAATGAAAGTTAAAGCAACATTCCCCATACTAGAAGATATGACAACGCTAGCATTTACAAAGTACTGA
- a CDS encoding DUF3237 domain-containing protein, giving the protein MSLERLEEPKLELLFDLTVKVKAPSFVGTTPVGTRRIIQVSGGSFSGPMLQGEVIEGGDDWITVREDGTIIQDVRIMLRTEDGEIILMTYRGIRQGPEAVLKRLDNNEDVDPSEYYFRTSPIFETNSTKYEWLNRKVFVGTGKRVPGEARYSVYTVL; this is encoded by the coding sequence ATGAGTTTAGAACGTTTAGAAGAACCAAAGTTAGAATTACTCTTTGATCTGACAGTCAAAGTAAAAGCACCTAGTTTTGTCGGTACCACGCCTGTTGGAACAAGAAGAATTATCCAAGTGTCTGGTGGATCATTTAGTGGACCGATGCTTCAAGGTGAAGTGATTGAAGGAGGAGATGACTGGATTACTGTTCGTGAAGATGGGACGATTATTCAGGATGTCAGAATCATGCTACGCACCGAAGACGGTGAAATCATTTTGATGACGTACCGCGGAATACGACAGGGACCAGAAGCTGTACTCAAACGGTTAGACAATAATGAGGATGTAGACCCGTCTGAATACTATTTCCGTACATCACCAATATTTGAAACGAATTCTACTAAATACGAGTGGTTAAATCGCAAGGTATTTGTTGGAACTGGAAAACGAGTTCCAGGGGAAGCTCGTTATTCTGTATATACTGTATTATAA
- a CDS encoding TetR/AcrR family transcriptional regulator, with protein MRKKDELTTRQKKALETRKTLFETAIRLFIENGFENVHIEDITREAGTSTGAFYTHFKSKDDVVVEHYKKIEDTYVQAYEKLDPYSSATEKLLNVLKAGFDYSEGLGRNFLGVFFSNQFAQKEDIPYAMHKDRKVYKIVLNIVEEGQQKKEFRTDLDKKDIISMIFKCYTGSHFEWTLMKDERSLAEEGIKFLRLFIEGTVLAKQIPEKT; from the coding sequence ATGAGAAAAAAAGATGAGTTAACAACACGACAAAAAAAAGCATTAGAAACAAGAAAAACATTATTTGAAACAGCGATTCGATTGTTTATAGAAAATGGATTTGAAAATGTTCATATAGAAGATATTACGAGAGAAGCTGGCACTTCAACTGGTGCCTTTTATACACATTTTAAATCTAAGGATGATGTTGTTGTTGAACATTATAAAAAAATAGAAGATACATATGTACAAGCATACGAAAAATTAGATCCCTACTCGAGTGCCACAGAAAAATTATTGAATGTATTAAAAGCTGGATTTGATTATTCGGAAGGACTGGGCAGAAACTTTCTCGGAGTCTTCTTCTCTAACCAATTTGCCCAAAAAGAAGATATTCCTTATGCCATGCATAAAGACAGAAAAGTGTACAAGATTGTTCTCAATATTGTTGAAGAAGGACAACAGAAAAAAGAGTTTAGAACGGACCTCGATAAAAAGGATATTATTTCAATGATTTTCAAATGTTATACGGGGTCCCATTTTGAATGGACATTAATGAAAGACGAACGAAGTTTAGCCGAAGAAGGAATAAAGTTTTTAAGATTATTTATTGAGGGAACTGTTCTAGCTAAACAAATACCAGAAAAAACATAA
- a CDS encoding thiolase family protein, with protein MSNRVYIVTAERTPVGKLGGMFKDIQPDDLLLPLFGSLQEKNLFSLDKIDEVIIGQAKQSQDQSNIARKVLLKSGLSEAIPGYTVHRQCGSGMQAIQNAFLSIKAGVGNAFIVGGVESMSTAPYYIRNARFGYLAGNGEILDPNKESQPGSQPEDQYGRLVMGETAENLARDYEISREEQDTFALESQQKAFNAIESGRFKDEIVPVSMKDRKKGEIKFEVDEHPRKTTMEKLATLKPAFKAGGTVTAGNSSGLNDGASLLTVCSESFLIEHNLTPLAEVVSIGLSGVDPRIMGIGPVEASRRALNMANIDSAKLDLVELNEAFAAQSIAVNREMKIPEEKINVNGGAIALGHPIGNSGARISVTLLHEMKKRKAEYGLATLCIAGGQGIATVFKGV; from the coding sequence ATGAGTAATCGCGTTTATATCGTAACAGCTGAACGTACGCCCGTCGGGAAATTAGGTGGAATGTTCAAGGATATTCAACCAGATGATTTATTATTGCCTTTATTTGGGAGTCTTCAAGAGAAAAATCTGTTTTCACTAGATAAAATCGATGAAGTCATCATTGGTCAAGCAAAACAAAGTCAAGATCAATCAAATATTGCGCGAAAAGTATTATTAAAATCAGGTCTGTCCGAAGCGATACCTGGTTATACGGTTCACCGTCAATGCGGATCAGGTATGCAAGCAATTCAAAATGCCTTTCTGTCTATTAAAGCGGGTGTGGGCAATGCTTTTATCGTTGGTGGTGTTGAAAGTATGAGTACAGCTCCGTACTATATTAGAAATGCTAGATTTGGGTATTTAGCTGGAAATGGAGAAATTCTCGACCCGAATAAGGAAAGTCAACCAGGATCACAGCCTGAAGATCAATATGGTCGTCTAGTGATGGGAGAAACAGCGGAAAATTTAGCAAGAGATTATGAAATCTCAAGAGAAGAGCAGGATACTTTTGCACTAGAAAGTCAGCAAAAAGCGTTTAACGCAATTGAATCAGGTCGTTTCAAAGATGAAATAGTCCCTGTTAGCATGAAGGACCGAAAAAAAGGAGAAATTAAGTTTGAGGTGGATGAACATCCTCGGAAAACAACAATGGAAAAGCTGGCTACGTTAAAACCTGCATTTAAAGCAGGAGGAACAGTAACCGCTGGAAATTCTTCAGGATTAAATGATGGCGCATCTTTGTTAACCGTCTGTTCAGAAAGTTTTCTCATTGAACATAACTTAACTCCTTTGGCAGAAGTAGTATCTATTGGACTATCTGGAGTTGATCCTAGAATTATGGGAATTGGACCAGTAGAAGCAAGTAGAAGAGCGTTGAATATGGCCAATATTGATAGTGCCAAACTAGATTTAGTAGAATTAAATGAAGCATTTGCTGCGCAAAGTATCGCAGTAAACCGTGAAATGAAAATTCCAGAGGAGAAAATTAATGTGAACGGGGGAGCCATTGCTTTGGGACACCCGATTGGAAATAGTGGAGCAAGAATATCAGTCACATTACTCCATGAAATGAAAAAGAGAAAAGCAGAATACGGATTAGCAACGTTATGTATAGCAGGCGGTCAAGGAATTGCGACGGTATTTAAAGGAGTATAG